One window of the Alphaproteobacteria bacterium genome contains the following:
- a CDS encoding lytic transglycosylase domain-containing protein, producing MARRTLPTLAAIVVAAVTVAAPVRAAEFPLPREKPPTPAIVVHEPETPFDILSPDDVVLYRTAFDLQQTGEWGAADRVIGRINDRVLMGHVLFQRYMHPTAYRSSFPELSSWMANYRDHPGANRVYKLALNRKPQGTRNPLAPQVARLETDDDDGEAVDVAPPPQSRYVSPRTRSSAQRQEARNLQRAILRQIQRTVLTNTEQQLRSKKTRAILDDVEIDTLMWEIAVRWYFRGENEKAYRIAAAAAERSREHVAIADWTAGLAAWRLGRYPVAEKHFEALALSTSSSDWNIAAGAYWAARANLINGHPEDVTRWLRIGVRHPRTFYGILSMRLLGEDIDIAWDLPPLNEERFSAVRENDGVRRAIALAQVGQQHLAEREIRQLIAGASAQNAEVLLAVAGHLGLPGAAIQLGIKTLDPASRYYDAALYPLPAWELENGYSVDRALVFAFIRQESRFNTNAKSPAGARGLMQLMPRTASFVAKDNSLRGGRLNELYNPQLNLDLGQRYLELLMGDDLVRGNLFMLAAAYNGGPGNLNKWLRRMNYPEDPLLFIESIPSRETRLFIERVLSNFWLYRLRLGQEVPSLDAVAAGHWPYYFALDGANPLKGLSGKSDSAVSEVNYLAD from the coding sequence ATGGCGCGAAGAACGTTGCCTACCTTGGCGGCAATCGTTGTGGCTGCGGTAACCGTCGCCGCGCCCGTCCGGGCCGCCGAATTTCCGTTGCCGCGGGAGAAGCCGCCGACGCCGGCTATCGTCGTGCACGAACCTGAAACGCCGTTCGATATCCTCTCGCCCGACGACGTTGTTCTCTATCGTACCGCGTTCGACCTCCAGCAAACCGGTGAATGGGGCGCCGCAGATCGGGTCATTGGTCGCATCAACGACAGGGTGCTGATGGGCCATGTCCTGTTCCAGCGCTACATGCATCCGACGGCATATCGCTCGAGCTTTCCCGAGCTTTCGAGCTGGATGGCCAACTACCGCGACCATCCCGGCGCCAACCGCGTCTACAAACTCGCGTTGAACCGGAAACCGCAAGGTACCCGCAACCCGCTCGCGCCCCAAGTCGCACGCCTCGAAACCGACGATGACGACGGCGAGGCCGTCGACGTTGCCCCACCTCCGCAGAGCAGATACGTATCGCCGCGCACGCGGTCGAGCGCCCAGCGGCAGGAAGCGCGCAACCTGCAACGCGCGATCCTGCGGCAGATTCAACGCACGGTGCTGACAAATACCGAGCAACAGCTCCGCAGCAAAAAGACCCGCGCCATCCTCGACGATGTCGAAATCGACACGTTGATGTGGGAAATCGCCGTCCGGTGGTACTTCCGCGGCGAAAATGAAAAGGCCTACCGCATCGCCGCCGCCGCCGCCGAACGGTCGCGCGAACACGTCGCGATCGCCGATTGGACTGCGGGCCTCGCGGCGTGGCGGTTGGGGCGCTACCCGGTTGCCGAAAAACATTTCGAGGCGCTCGCGCTTTCCACCTCGTCTTCGGACTGGAACATCGCCGCCGGCGCCTATTGGGCGGCGCGCGCCAACCTCATCAACGGCCACCCCGAAGACGTGACCCGATGGCTGCGCATCGGCGTTCGTCATCCGCGCACGTTTTACGGCATTCTGTCGATGCGTCTTTTGGGTGAAGACATCGACATCGCCTGGGACTTGCCGCCGCTGAATGAGGAACGGTTCTCCGCCGTCCGCGAAAACGACGGCGTCCGGCGCGCGATCGCGTTGGCGCAGGTCGGTCAACAGCATCTCGCGGAACGGGAAATCCGCCAATTGATCGCTGGCGCCTCGGCGCAGAACGCCGAAGTTCTGCTCGCCGTTGCGGGGCACCTCGGCTTACCCGGCGCGGCAATCCAATTGGGCATCAAGACCCTGGATCCGGCGAGCCGCTACTACGACGCAGCGCTCTACCCGCTGCCGGCATGGGAGCTTGAAAACGGCTATTCAGTCGACCGCGCCCTAGTGTTCGCTTTCATTCGCCAAGAATCGCGCTTCAACACCAACGCCAAGAGCCCGGCGGGGGCACGCGGGCTGATGCAACTCATGCCACGGACCGCAAGCTTCGTCGCGAAAGACAACAGTTTGCGTGGCGGCCGGCTGAACGAACTCTACAATCCGCAGCTCAACCTCGACCTTGGGCAACGCTACTTGGAATTGTTGATGGGCGACGACTTGGTCCGCGGCAATCTCTTCATGTTGGCGGCGGCCTATAACGGCGGGCCCGGAAACCTGAACAAGTGGCTGCGCCGAATGAACTACCCCGAAGACCCGTTGTTGTTCATTGAGAGCATTCCCTCGCGTGAGACCCGTCTCTTTATCGAACGCGTCCTGAGCAATTTCTGGCTCTACCGCCTGCGGCTCGGGCAAGAGGTGCCGTCCCTGGATGCCGTCGCGGCGGGCCACTGGCCCTACTATTTTGCCCTGGATGGTGCGAACCCGCTCAAAGGGCTATCGGGTAAATCGGATTCAGCCGTGTCGGAGGTCAACTACCTTGCCGATTGA
- a CDS encoding uracil-DNA glycosylase, which yields MQQDALPSLRWLVDAGADEAVDEMPRDRFAAAPPPADTPKSGAQRIVARSSTATSPESADAVLQSARTAATACQDIDSLRAALAAFEGCSLKATAKNLVFGDGNPDAPLMLIGEAPGADEDREGRPFVGVSGQLLDRMLAAIGQDRSGTYITNILPWRPPGNRKPTPAEILMCLPFVERHIELVAPRLLVFVGGTAAGALLDRTEGITRLRGRWLSWRDVPVMAIYHPAYLLRQPALKKQAWKDMLAIRQRLEDL from the coding sequence ATGCAACAAGATGCCCTCCCATCCCTGCGCTGGCTCGTCGATGCCGGCGCGGACGAAGCGGTCGACGAGATGCCGCGCGATCGATTCGCCGCTGCGCCACCGCCCGCCGATACACCGAAATCCGGCGCTCAGCGGATCGTCGCCCGGTCGAGCACCGCCACCTCGCCCGAGAGCGCCGATGCGGTGCTGCAATCGGCCCGGACCGCCGCCACGGCCTGCCAGGACATCGATTCGCTCCGGGCCGCCCTCGCGGCCTTCGAGGGGTGCTCGCTCAAGGCAACCGCCAAGAATCTCGTGTTCGGCGACGGCAACCCCGACGCCCCTCTGATGCTGATCGGCGAGGCACCCGGCGCCGACGAGGACCGGGAAGGGAGACCGTTCGTCGGGGTCAGCGGCCAATTGCTCGACCGCATGCTGGCCGCCATCGGCCAAGACCGCAGTGGCACCTACATCACCAATATCCTGCCGTGGCGGCCACCCGGAAACCGCAAACCGACGCCGGCGGAAATCTTGATGTGCCTGCCCTTTGTCGAGCGTCACATCGAATTGGTCGCCCCCCGATTGTTGGTCTTCGTCGGCGGCACCGCCGCCGGCGCGCTTTTGGATCGAACCGAGGGGATCACAAGATTGCGCGGTCGCTGGCTTTCTTGGCGCGACGTGCCGGTAATGGCGATCTATCATCCCGCCTACCTGCTGCGGCAGCCCGCTCTTAAGAAACAGGCTTGGAAAGACATGCTCGCCATTCGGCAGCGGTTGGAAGACCTTTGA